The following proteins are co-located in the Pseudomonas fluorescens genome:
- a CDS encoding chorismate mutase — protein sequence MAVNCTTLEQVRANIDRLDQQIVALLAERGHYVSQAARFKKDSDDVKAPQRVEQVIAKVRGLSEALGANPEVTEQVYRAMIAAFIQQELAEHAALTNNQTA from the coding sequence ATGGCCGTTAACTGCACCACCCTTGAACAAGTCCGCGCAAACATCGACCGCCTCGACCAGCAAATCGTCGCCCTACTGGCTGAACGCGGCCACTACGTTTCCCAGGCCGCTCGCTTCAAAAAAGACTCGGACGACGTCAAGGCGCCGCAACGGGTTGAACAGGTGATCGCCAAGGTGCGGGGGTTATCCGAGGCGTTGGGCGCTAACCCTGAGGTGACTGAGCAGGTGTATCGCGCCATGATTGCGGCGTTTATCCAGCAGGAATTGGCTGAACATGCCGCGCTGACGAATAACCAGACGGCATAA
- a CDS encoding Lnb N-terminal periplasmic domain-containing protein produces the protein MLKRLAWLALFACAPLYAAPHIDDQRLQQLANDPFWLSLGHYEAGKLKGWRSYVSDKKFFLAPDGAHHPDAELKATVEALYAPASLGEKHAQCVYPARTRWLKEQLHLTDLPALECKEFTQWFKDVAPHSAVMIFPAAYLNSPSSMFGHTLLRIDQADVQSNNTALLSYAINFGAYIEGSDNSILYAWKGLMGGYPGLFALVPYQEKLSEYRSLENRDLWEYRLNLTQLETERMVRHVWELKQIQFDYFFFDENCSYRLLELLQVARPSLRLTEQFPLTAIPTDTVKAVKEAGLVEKIDYRPSRERELLERAKPLDGDEQQWVLKVSDDQKQLQEPAFKALPRDRQALIIDAAYRLGRYRANGLERDTERSQRSFELLRAINQNPAPDLNIARPGLPEDGHESRTWQAGIGTRGSKTFGEYGLRMAYHDLNDNAEGFPLGAQIEILQMKLRQYEGNHWQVQQLDLATIRSLTPRNALLQPWSWQVTGGLERVPGKHDDQTLVSHVNGGAGGTWQLSDDMLGFALGTVRVEHNNDFSEAISPAAGFNTGLLWKNPLGNLSLEAKGDFFTNGEVRRSVSLNQQWELSRNLGLRLSAQREYSHLSTPVNEVMLEVKWYHY, from the coding sequence ATGCTCAAACGCCTTGCCTGGTTGGCACTCTTCGCCTGCGCCCCGCTATACGCGGCCCCGCATATTGATGATCAACGTTTGCAGCAATTGGCCAACGATCCGTTCTGGCTGTCTTTGGGCCATTACGAAGCCGGCAAGCTCAAAGGCTGGCGCAGCTATGTCAGCGACAAGAAATTCTTCCTCGCCCCCGACGGTGCCCACCACCCGGACGCCGAGCTCAAGGCCACCGTTGAAGCGCTGTATGCTCCGGCAAGCCTGGGTGAAAAACATGCGCAGTGCGTTTACCCGGCACGTACCCGCTGGCTGAAGGAACAGTTGCACCTCACCGATCTGCCCGCACTGGAGTGCAAAGAATTCACCCAATGGTTCAAGGACGTCGCGCCCCACAGCGCGGTGATGATCTTCCCGGCGGCCTACCTCAACAGCCCGTCGTCGATGTTCGGCCACACGCTGCTGCGCATCGACCAGGCTGACGTGCAGAGCAACAACACCGCCCTGCTCAGCTATGCGATCAACTTCGGCGCCTACATCGAAGGCTCCGACAACAGCATTCTCTATGCCTGGAAAGGCCTGATGGGCGGCTATCCCGGCCTGTTTGCGCTGGTGCCGTACCAAGAAAAGCTCTCGGAATACCGTAGCCTCGAAAACCGCGACCTGTGGGAATACCGCCTCAACCTGACCCAGCTCGAGACCGAGCGCATGGTCCGGCACGTGTGGGAGCTCAAGCAGATCCAGTTCGACTACTTCTTCTTCGACGAAAACTGCTCCTACCGCCTGCTGGAACTGCTGCAAGTGGCCCGCCCGAGCCTGCGCCTGACCGAGCAATTCCCGCTGACGGCGATCCCGACCGACACCGTTAAGGCGGTAAAAGAAGCCGGTTTGGTGGAGAAGATTGATTACCGCCCGTCCCGTGAGCGCGAGCTGCTCGAACGCGCCAAACCGCTGGATGGCGACGAGCAACAATGGGTACTGAAAGTCAGCGATGACCAGAAGCAATTGCAGGAGCCGGCCTTCAAAGCCCTGCCCCGCGATCGCCAGGCGCTGATCATCGACGCCGCCTATCGCTTGGGTCGCTACCGCGCCAACGGCCTGGAGCGCGACACCGAACGCTCCCAACGCAGCTTCGAACTGCTGCGTGCGATCAACCAGAACCCCGCGCCCGACCTCAACATCGCGCGCCCGGGCCTGCCCGAAGATGGCCATGAATCACGCACCTGGCAAGCCGGCATCGGCACCCGTGGCAGCAAAACCTTCGGTGAATACGGCCTGCGCATGGCCTACCACGACCTTAACGACAACGCCGAAGGCTTCCCCTTGGGCGCGCAGATTGAAATCCTGCAAATGAAGCTGCGCCAGTACGAAGGCAACCACTGGCAGGTGCAGCAACTGGACCTGGCGACCATCCGCTCGCTGACCCCGCGCAACGCGCTGTTGCAGCCGTGGTCATGGCAAGTGACCGGAGGCCTGGAACGCGTGCCGGGTAAACACGACGACCAAACCCTGGTCTCTCACGTTAACGGCGGCGCTGGCGGCACCTGGCAACTGAGCGACGACATGCTCGGCTTCGCCCTCGGCACGGTGCGCGTGGAACACAATAATGACTTCAGCGAAGCCATCTCCCCGGCAGCCGGGTTTAACACGGGCCTGCTGTGGAAAAACCCGCTGGGCAATTTGAGCCTGGAAGCCAAAGGCGATTTCTTCACCAATGGTGAAGTGCGCCGCAGTGTGAGCCTGAACCAGCAGTGGGAATTGTCGCGCAACCTCGGGTTACGCCTGAGCGCCCAACGCGAGTACAGCCACCTTTCCACGCCAGTGAATGAAGTGATGCTTGAAGTGAAGTGGTACCACTACTGA
- the gdhA gene encoding NADP-specific glutamate dehydrogenase yields MIESVESFLARLKKRDPDQPEFHQAVEEVLRSLWPFLDANPHYLTSGILERICEPERAITFRVSWVDDHGKVQVNRGFRIQMNSAIGPYKGGLRFHPSVNLGVLKFLAFEQTFKNSLTSLPMGGGKGGSDFDPKGKSDAEVMRFCQAFMSELYRHIGADVDVPAGDIGVGAREIGFLFGQYKRLSNQFTSVLTGKGMTYGGSLIRPEATGFGCVYFAEEMLKRNAQRVEGKRVAVSGSGNVAQYAARKVMDLGGKVISLSDSEGTLYAESGLTEEHWSALLTLKNVQRGRISELAERFGLEFRKGKAPWELACDIALPCATQNELGADAARTLLRNGCICVAEGANMPTTLEAVDIFIEAGILFAPGKASNAGGVAVSGLEMSQNAMRLLWTAGEVDSKLHTIMQSIHHACVHYGEENGRVNYVKGANIAGFVKVADAMLAQGIV; encoded by the coding sequence ATGATCGAATCCGTCGAATCCTTCCTCGCTCGCCTGAAGAAACGCGACCCCGACCAGCCGGAATTCCACCAAGCGGTAGAAGAAGTCCTGCGCAGTTTGTGGCCGTTTCTCGACGCCAACCCTCACTACCTGACGTCGGGCATTCTGGAGCGCATCTGCGAACCGGAACGTGCGATTACCTTCCGAGTGTCGTGGGTGGATGATCACGGTAAGGTCCAGGTCAATCGCGGGTTCCGCATCCAGATGAACAGCGCCATCGGCCCCTACAAAGGCGGCCTGCGTTTCCACCCGTCGGTGAACCTGGGCGTGCTCAAGTTCCTGGCTTTCGAACAGACCTTCAAAAACTCCCTGACCTCGTTGCCCATGGGCGGCGGCAAAGGCGGCTCGGACTTCGACCCCAAGGGCAAGAGCGATGCCGAAGTCATGCGCTTCTGCCAGGCGTTCATGAGCGAGTTGTACCGCCACATTGGTGCGGACGTGGACGTGCCGGCCGGTGATATCGGCGTGGGCGCCCGTGAAATCGGCTTTCTGTTTGGCCAGTACAAACGCCTCAGCAACCAATTCACCTCGGTGCTGACCGGCAAAGGCATGACTTACGGCGGCAGCCTGATTCGTCCCGAAGCCACCGGTTTCGGCTGCGTGTACTTCGCCGAAGAAATGCTCAAGCGCAATGCTCAGCGAGTTGAAGGCAAACGCGTGGCCGTGTCCGGCTCGGGTAACGTGGCGCAATACGCGGCACGCAAGGTCATGGACCTGGGCGGCAAGGTGATTTCACTGTCCGACTCCGAAGGCACCCTGTACGCCGAAAGCGGTTTGACCGAGGAGCACTGGTCGGCCCTGCTGACGTTGAAAAACGTGCAGCGCGGGCGCATCAGCGAACTGGCCGAGCGCTTTGGCCTGGAGTTCCGCAAAGGCAAAGCCCCTTGGGAGTTGGCCTGCGACATCGCGCTGCCGTGCGCCACCCAGAACGAACTGGGCGCCGACGCCGCCCGCACGCTGCTGCGCAACGGCTGCATCTGCGTGGCTGAAGGCGCGAATATGCCGACCACGCTTGAGGCTGTGGATATCTTTATCGAGGCGGGCATTCTGTTCGCGCCCGGCAAGGCATCCAATGCCGGCGGCGTGGCCGTGAGTGGCCTGGAAATGTCGCAGAACGCTATGCGCCTGCTGTGGACCGCCGGTGAAGTGGACAGCAAGCTGCACACCATCATGCAGTCGATCCACCACGCCTGCGTGCATTACGGCGAGGAAAACGGCCGGGTCAACTACGTGAAGGGCGCGAACATCGCGGGCTTCGTGAAGGTGGCTGACGCGATGCTGGCGCAAGGTATCGTTTAA
- a CDS encoding GreA/GreB family elongation factor — protein MSRAFVNEDNAAAQADQPVERQVSEQPNHLTAQGLAQLQAKVAQLQQEYSVESARGEQADKQRQADLERDLRYFNQRVQSAHVVAPATSTDKVQIGSWVTFANEQDEQQRIQLVGEDQADAGANLINWGSPLGRALLGAQVGDEVLWKRPVGDQMIEVLQVEPER, from the coding sequence ATGAGCCGAGCTTTTGTTAACGAAGACAACGCCGCCGCACAGGCCGACCAGCCGGTGGAGCGCCAGGTCAGTGAGCAACCCAATCACCTGACCGCGCAAGGGTTGGCGCAGTTGCAGGCCAAGGTCGCGCAATTGCAGCAGGAATACAGCGTCGAATCCGCCAGAGGCGAACAGGCCGATAAGCAGCGCCAGGCGGATCTTGAACGGGATTTGCGCTACTTCAACCAGCGCGTGCAAAGCGCACACGTGGTGGCGCCGGCCACCTCCACCGACAAGGTGCAGATCGGCAGTTGGGTCACCTTCGCCAACGAACAGGACGAACAGCAGCGCATTCAACTGGTGGGTGAAGACCAGGCCGATGCCGGCGCTAACCTGATCAATTGGGGCTCGCCGTTAGGCCGCGCATTGCTGGGCGCCCAGGTGGGCGACGAGGTGCTGTGGAAGCGCCCCGTCGGCGATCAAATGATTGAAGTGCTGCAGGTCGAGCCCGAGCGTTAA
- a CDS encoding DUF3077 domain-containing protein yields the protein MSKVVPDPPLSSITTLGVVTFGDYGENAKPLFRVNAGMPIDQALEHASTLLFYSKKLAMEAAMDVRGEQYAWAAHYLCEMGKAVVDDLTQAMTPAA from the coding sequence ATGTCTAAAGTCGTCCCCGATCCACCCCTGTCCTCAATCACCACCCTCGGCGTTGTCACCTTTGGCGACTACGGCGAAAACGCAAAACCGCTGTTCCGCGTCAATGCCGGCATGCCGATTGATCAAGCGCTGGAACACGCCTCCACCTTGCTTTTTTACTCGAAGAAACTCGCCATGGAAGCCGCCATGGATGTGCGCGGCGAACAATACGCCTGGGCCGCGCATTATCTGTGTGAGATGGGCAAGGCCGTCGTCGATGACCTGACCCAAGCGATGACCCCCGCCGCTTAG
- a CDS encoding DUF3015 domain-containing protein, with amino-acid sequence MKRILLGTLFTVVSLNAMAESPGGPNCGWGNMLFEGQRGTPAHFLASTTNGTSGNATFGMTSGTNGCSTNSALTYGGKSWIAMNGMMNELSEDMAKGNGEALTTYAVVLGVAPEDREHFAAVTHEHFQQIFSKADVTADDVHNNTLAVLKSDTRLAKYATQA; translated from the coding sequence ATGAAACGGATCCTTCTTGGTACTCTCTTCACCGTTGTCTCCCTCAATGCAATGGCTGAATCTCCAGGTGGCCCGAACTGCGGTTGGGGCAACATGTTGTTCGAAGGCCAGCGCGGTACTCCAGCCCACTTCCTCGCTTCCACCACCAACGGCACCTCCGGTAACGCCACCTTCGGCATGACCTCGGGCACCAACGGTTGCAGCACCAACAGCGCCCTGACCTACGGCGGCAAGTCCTGGATTGCCATGAATGGCATGATGAACGAGCTCTCCGAAGACATGGCCAAGGGCAACGGCGAAGCGCTGACCACCTATGCCGTGGTACTGGGCGTTGCGCCTGAAGATCGCGAGCACTTTGCTGCCGTGACCCACGAGCACTTCCAGCAAATCTTCAGCAAAGCTGACGTGACCGCTGACGACGTGCACAACAACACCCTGGCTGTACTGAAAAGCGATACCCGCCTGGCCAAATACGCTACCCAGGCTTAA